Proteins from a single region of Diaphorobacter limosus:
- a CDS encoding acyl-CoA dehydrogenase family protein, translating into MNFEHNEDRRMLADALNRYLGEQYPAEYRNKVAYDQAGYSAETYAKLAEIGAIGALFKEADGGFGGQGPDIALVFEALGNHLVTEPLLGALLVGRALSEAGTDAQKAQLEGIIAGTLLAALAHDEPASHYELNRVATTATRDGAGWVLNGAKAVVLFGDQAQLLLVSARTSGAVGDEAGISLFLVPGDAAGVSARGYGRIDGGHAAELTLSNVKVGADALLGAEGAGHALLERVVGFGLLALSAESLGAMDKAKDDTLEYLRTRKQFGVVIGSFQALQHRMADMLLEVEQARSAVINAAAAIDDGDRVAREKALSAGKYSVGKIGALIAEEAIQMHGGIGVTWELPLAHYAKRLVMIDHQLGDMDHHLARWMAL; encoded by the coding sequence ATGAACTTTGAGCACAACGAAGACCGCCGCATGCTGGCGGACGCGCTGAACCGCTACTTGGGCGAGCAGTACCCCGCCGAATACCGCAACAAGGTGGCCTACGACCAGGCCGGCTACAGCGCCGAGACCTACGCCAAACTGGCCGAGATCGGCGCCATCGGCGCGCTGTTCAAGGAGGCCGATGGCGGCTTCGGCGGCCAGGGTCCCGACATCGCCCTGGTGTTCGAGGCCCTGGGCAATCACCTGGTGACCGAGCCCCTGCTGGGCGCGCTGCTGGTGGGCCGGGCGCTGAGCGAGGCCGGCACCGACGCGCAGAAGGCGCAGCTCGAAGGCATCATCGCCGGCACCCTGCTTGCGGCCCTGGCGCATGACGAGCCGGCCAGCCATTACGAGCTGAACCGCGTCGCCACCACCGCAACGAGAGACGGCGCAGGCTGGGTGCTGAACGGCGCCAAGGCTGTCGTGCTGTTTGGCGACCAGGCGCAGCTGCTGCTGGTGAGCGCGCGCACTTCGGGCGCGGTGGGCGACGAGGCCGGCATTTCGCTGTTCCTGGTGCCGGGCGACGCGGCCGGCGTCTCGGCGCGCGGCTATGGCCGCATCGACGGCGGCCATGCGGCCGAGCTGACCCTGTCCAACGTCAAGGTCGGTGCCGACGCGCTGCTGGGCGCCGAGGGCGCCGGCCATGCGCTGCTGGAGCGCGTGGTGGGCTTCGGCCTGCTGGCGCTGTCGGCGGAGAGCCTGGGCGCCATGGACAAGGCCAAGGACGACACGCTGGAATACCTGCGCACGCGCAAGCAGTTCGGCGTGGTGATCGGCAGCTTCCAGGCCCTGCAGCACCGCATGGCCGACATGCTGCTGGAGGTGGAGCAGGCGCGCTCGGCAGTGATCAACGCCGCTGCCGCCATTGATGATGGTGACCGCGTGGCGCGCGAGAAGGCCCTGAGCGCCGGCAAGTACAGCGTGGGCAAGATCGGTGCGCTGATCGCCGAGGAGGCGATCCAGATGCACGGCGGCATCGGCGTGACCTGGGAGCTGCCGCTGGCCCACTACGCCAAGCGCCTGGTGATGATCGACCACCAGCTCGGCGACATGGACCACCACCTTGCGCGCTGGATGGCGTTGTAA
- a CDS encoding oxepin-CoA hydrolase, alternative type — MTDTALITRREGAVLILSNNNPAARNALTPGFYNGLTAALGAAACDPTVGAVVLTGEGGHFCSGGDLRQLIHRRELPLAERRLKLESLHNLVRALRDCPKPVIMAVEGAAAGAGLSLALAGDLLVAAKNAQFSVAYVKVGLTPDGGATALLSEFVSRQVLTELCLTGERVSGERMHQLGVVNRLVEPGQALAAALALAQQVAAGPELATARIKHLCRVAPRNTLEQQLELEALYMPLSQETEESREGINAFLEKRAPDFAKLRSSKPG; from the coding sequence ATGACCGACACCGCCCTGATCACCCGCCGCGAAGGCGCGGTGCTCATCCTGTCCAACAACAACCCGGCCGCGCGCAACGCGCTCACGCCGGGCTTCTATAACGGCCTGACGGCGGCCCTGGGCGCCGCGGCCTGCGACCCGACCGTGGGCGCCGTGGTGCTCACCGGCGAGGGCGGGCATTTCTGCTCCGGCGGCGACCTGCGCCAGCTCATCCACAGGCGCGAGCTGCCCCTGGCCGAGCGGCGCCTGAAGCTCGAAAGCCTGCACAACCTGGTGCGCGCGCTGCGCGACTGCCCCAAGCCCGTGATCATGGCGGTGGAGGGCGCGGCCGCCGGTGCCGGCCTGTCGCTGGCGCTGGCCGGCGACCTGCTGGTGGCCGCGAAGAACGCGCAGTTCTCGGTGGCCTACGTCAAGGTGGGCCTCACGCCCGACGGCGGCGCCACGGCGCTGCTGTCCGAATTCGTCTCGCGCCAGGTCTTGACCGAGCTGTGCCTGACCGGCGAACGCGTGAGCGGCGAGCGCATGCACCAACTGGGCGTGGTGAATCGCCTCGTCGAGCCCGGCCAGGCGCTGGCCGCGGCTTTGGCGCTGGCGCAGCAGGTGGCCGCCGGCCCCGAGCTGGCCACCGCGCGCATCAAGCACCTGTGCCGCGTGGCGCCGCGCAACACGCTGGAGCAGCAGCTGGAGCTGGAGGCGCTGTACATGCCGCTGTCGCAAGAGACCGAGGAGTCGCGCGAGGGCATCAACGCCTTCCTGGAAAAGCGCGCGCCCGATTTTGCCAAGCTGCGCAGCAGCAAGCCGGGCTGA